In Arthrobacter sp. MN05-02, one genomic interval encodes:
- the clpS gene encoding ATP-dependent Clp protease adapter protein ClpS, which yields MTVGFATGTDTQEEVRTAEKTDLDQPWVVVVWNDPVNLMSYVSFVFQTYFGYSEAKARTLMLEVHEQGRSAVVSGSREKVEQDTVALHSYGLWATFEKAGSE from the coding sequence ATGACCGTAGGCTTTGCAACCGGCACCGACACCCAGGAAGAGGTGCGGACGGCCGAGAAGACCGATCTGGACCAGCCCTGGGTGGTGGTGGTCTGGAACGACCCCGTGAACCTCATGAGCTATGTGAGCTTCGTCTTCCAGACCTACTTCGGGTACAGCGAGGCCAAGGCGCGCACGCTCATGCTGGAGGTCCACGAGCAGGGCCGTTCCGCCGTCGTCTCCGGCAGCCGCGAGAAGGTGGAGCAGGACACCGTCGCGCTCCACTCGTACGGGCTGTGGGCGACCTTCGAAAAAGCCGGAAGCGAGTAG
- a CDS encoding hypothetical protein (possible pseudo due to frameshift) yields the protein MAGYSHGGRPAIVLWVTKALTTDPPADTGPTPAAVNAANSALFTDQYELTMLQASLHSGAAHRRSVFEAFARRLPAGRRYGVVAGTGRLLEELATFRFDDAQLAFLSDHRIVDDTTLAWLAGFRFSGSISGYAEGEAYFPNSPHPDRGVDVRRGVHPRDAHPLDPQPRQRHRVGGVPHDRCGRRPALHRDGLAPHARGGSRGLRAFRDHRRFRQHVQPRGGAPLRPPHRRHGGALLHPAARLRA from the coding sequence GTGGCCGGGTACTCTCACGGCGGACGCCCGGCTATCGTTCTGTGGGTGACCAAAGCCCTGACCACAGATCCTCCGGCCGACACCGGTCCGACGCCTGCGGCGGTGAACGCGGCGAACAGTGCGCTCTTCACCGACCAGTACGAACTCACCATGCTGCAGGCCTCGCTGCACTCCGGGGCGGCGCACCGCCGCTCGGTGTTCGAGGCCTTCGCGCGCCGCCTCCCAGCGGGCCGGCGGTACGGCGTCGTCGCCGGGACCGGACGCCTGCTCGAGGAACTGGCCACGTTCCGGTTCGACGACGCGCAGCTCGCCTTCCTGAGCGATCACCGGATCGTCGACGACACCACGCTCGCGTGGCTGGCCGGTTTCCGGTTCTCGGGCTCGATCTCGGGCTACGCGGAGGGCGAGGCGTACTTCCCGAACTCCCCCCATCCTGACCGTGGAGTCGACGTTCGCCGAGGCGTGCATCCTCGAGACGCTCATCCTCTCGATCCTCAACCACGACAGCGCCATCGCGTCGGCGGCGTCCCGCATGACCGGTGCGGCCGGAGGCCGGCCCTGCATCGAGATGGGCTCGCGCCGCACGCACGAGGAGGCAGCCGTGGCCTGCGCGCGTTCCGCGATCATCGGCGGTTTCGCCAGCACGTCCAACCTCGAGGCGGGGCGCCGCTACGGCCTCCCCACCGTCGGCACGGCGGCGCACTCCTTCACCCTGCTGCACGACTCCGAGCGTGA